Sequence from the Ochrobactrum sp. Marseille-Q0166 genome:
GCTCGCCTGGCCCCTTCATCCGTGCATAGCTCCGTCAAATTTACATCTAATTCGTCAGATAATAAAAAAGCCCCGATAGAAATAGACGGAAGAATAAATTGATCGTCTTTTAAATTAGTAGAATCATTATTTATATTCATTTATCTAACTTATCTTTTTAGTTCTGAGCCCAACTCCATTTTTCCAATGCGATGTTTCTCAAGTGTCATATTAACGCGTTCGCCATCGGGTGGAGAAATTTTTCGAGGTTTAAACTGATCGTCAACGTTGTCCATTTGTGCGGCCAGATTATTGGTCACTGAGCAACCAAAATTTGCGTAAGGTTGCATTTCTTCCATGTTCAAAATGTCTTGGGGCCAATTACCGCAATTCTTACGTTGTATGCCCGTCAGACCATGGACTGATACAGTTATTTTATTTAATTTATTTCCTGTATTTTGTATTTGAACGAAATTAATTTCGTTCTTTTTAATACCGCTATGATGGAGGTATGTTTTTAACATTTCCGCAAGGCGTGAAAAATCCGCTTCAGATGTACTTGGATCTGGGACATATACACTGATTTTGGATCTACGACGATTGTTAAACTCTAAAATAGTTTGGTCTATTATTCTTTTTTGCTCATTGCTGAGTGTGGAATTGCTTGAGTTTACTGGTATATAGAAATTACTTGGTGATTCCTGATGAATAAAGGAAAAATGACTGTCATCACTTTCAATTGATTTAATTGTTTCTTGTGAGCAAGATGCTAAATTTATCAAAAACAATAGGTAAAATAAATTTTTCATTATATTTATGATGCTTATCTATTTATTTATTTATGTATCCGACTGTACCGTGGTACGGTTTGTTCGCCGTATCACCACGGCTGTTTCCGTATATCTTATTTATTCTTCCGAGAAACGTCGCAGAATTATCATTTTCAAATTGCAAGTTATCTGTTGGGCGCGATAGATATTCTTCTTTTGTTGGCTGCGATAAAAATGGAGTAACTATTATAACAAGCTCTTTGTCCGAACGATGTCTGGTGTCTTTGCGAAACATCGCACCCAATACAGGAAGTTTTGATATTTCTGGTACCGCATTGCGACCGTGAGATGCTTGGTTCATAGTAAGGCCTGCAATCATCATTGCGGCGCCGGACGGCAGCTCGATAGTTGAAGAGGCGTTGCGTCTATTCAGCTGAATCATCTGCGTGCCACTAATTGAAGATGTTTGGCTCGGATTAGGTTCTGAGATCTCTGTGATAACTTTTAGACTTATCCTACCTGGGGAAAGTACAACGGGTAGAAACTCCAAACCAATACCATATTTTATAAGAGATAGACTTGATGAACTGCGTCCGCTTTCACTTAGGCTGTTAATCACGTTGTATTCACCGCCTACATTGAACCGGGCCGTTTCGCCCGAGATCGCCGTCAATGTTGGTTCGGCAACAATTTTCATTGCTCCCGCTTGTTCCATTGCGTTCAGATAAGCTTGGAGAGTAGTACCTACTTTAACATATGGCGAAGCACTCGAAATCATACCGGGTAGTGTATTAAAGCTGAAACCCGCCTTACTACTTAGGAGGTCTATTCCAAGTTCTTTCTTAATCTCGCGACTAACCTCAGCAATGGTAACCTTCAAAGTTACCTGTTGTCCGCCTATTAATTTAATGAGGTTGACAATTTTACTGTTACGGGTTGCCGCGTCTCCTGTACGAATAGCTGAACCTACATTGTCGTCATCGGATAAGCTGCTTTGATTGACACTCGCTTCGCCTCCGGAAATAAATGCGCTCGCCAGAGATATGGCTTGCTCAATATCGCTAGCTTTATCGACTTCTCCGGAAAGGACGATGTTATCGTTCATAAGTGCGACTTTTATTCTACTCGAGGGTAAGTATTGCCGCAATGTTTGGCGGAGCTGCGCAAGATCGCGCTCTACGGAAACGTAAATATCGGATATCGTTTTGCCATCGCTATCGATTGCAATAATATTCGTTTGTCCCACATTTTTCCCAAAAAGGTAGATGTTGCGTGCGGAGCGGACCACAGCATTAGCAACGTTTGGATTGGCGATGATTATGTCGCTGACATCGCGGTCGAGGTGTATGATTGATGACTGATTGAGACCTAGCTCGAACTTTGAATGAGAGTTGCTTACTGATACTTCATCAGCCGCTGCATAGCTGGAATACAGTGTAGGGTTCACAAAACTGGCTGAACTTAGAAATATCAGCGTCGACCGTATTAAAAAATTTCGCGTTTTCATATAAAATATATCGTTCATCTACGAATGCCTACTTCCACAATTTTCGAACTGGTAATTAATCGAACGCCACCTGTAGGGCCGGGCGAGTAGACAAGATAATTAGCATCGGATGATGGACTGCCGGTCTTAGTGTCCTTGTCTATGGAAGAGCGCAATGAGAGGGCGATCGTCTGCGCCACCTGTTGGGCCGCTACCATAATTTCGGCTTGCTTTTCTGTGAGCTCTAGCGTTGCTGTTTTACCAATTATGGCAGGTTCTTCTTCAGGATTACTGCTTGCAGTCTGATCAACCGCCAATACGCGTATGTCATGGAGGATAGTTTCGGTGACTACACGCGGGAGCCCGTTATAATTCGCAATGTTCTTATTGTTAGGTTCGGCGCGCAGGCGCCCAATAATAACGTCCACCCGATCGTTAGGAAGAATAAAGCCGCCTGCGGAGGTGTCGACCTCCACTTTAACGGCCATCGCTCGCTTGTCAGGCTGAATTTGCA
This genomic interval carries:
- a CDS encoding type II and III secretion system protein family protein, yielding MNDIFYMKTRNFLIRSTLIFLSSASFVNPTLYSSYAAADEVSVSNSHSKFELGLNQSSIIHLDRDVSDIIIANPNVANAVVRSARNIYLFGKNVGQTNIIAIDSDGKTISDIYVSVERDLAQLRQTLRQYLPSSRIKVALMNDNIVLSGEVDKASDIEQAISLASAFISGGEASVNQSSLSDDDNVGSAIRTGDAATRNSKIVNLIKLIGGQQVTLKVTIAEVSREIKKELGIDLLSSKAGFSFNTLPGMISSASPYVKVGTTLQAYLNAMEQAGAMKIVAEPTLTAISGETARFNVGGEYNVINSLSESGRSSSSLSLIKYGIGLEFLPVVLSPGRISLKVITEISEPNPSQTSSISGTQMIQLNRRNASSTIELPSGAAMMIAGLTMNQASHGRNAVPEISKLPVLGAMFRKDTRHRSDKELVIIVTPFLSQPTKEEYLSRPTDNLQFENDNSATFLGRINKIYGNSRGDTANKPYHGTVGYINK
- a CDS encoding CpaD family pilus assembly lipoprotein, producing MKNLFYLLFLINLASCSQETIKSIESDDSHFSFIHQESPSNFYIPVNSSNSTLSNEQKRIIDQTILEFNNRRRSKISVYVPDPSTSEADFSRLAEMLKTYLHHSGIKKNEINFVQIQNTGNKLNKITVSVHGLTGIQRKNCGNWPQDILNMEEMQPYANFGCSVTNNLAAQMDNVDDQFKPRKISPPDGERVNMTLEKHRIGKMELGSELKR
- the cpaB gene encoding Flp pilus assembly protein CpaB, which encodes MRLQRGTLLAFAGIAAGVTGFLAYAQKDDAIVATEQKAETQKDVDVLVTVKSINAGEKLDGAITWETRPVTSVGSNAILRNDEPAAIADISRLSAKRQLSKGAELRHEDHIGAEQRALSLQIQPDKRAMAVKVEVDTSAGGFILPNDRVDVIIGRLRAEPNNKNIANYNGLPRVVTETILHDIRVLAVDQTASSNPEEEPAIIGKTATLELTEKQAEIMVAAQQVAQTIALSLRSSIDKDTKTGSPSSDANYLVYSPGPTGGVRLITSSKIVEVGIRR